Proteins co-encoded in one Actinomadura luteofluorescens genomic window:
- a CDS encoding TetR/AcrR family transcriptional regulator: MPRPRDPRRRTEILDAVLDHLAEHGMSGLSMRPIAQALGQSTRVLTHHFADKDALLAALLKRLDEVQQEQLHATEGWDDTARGIGAVVRDSWDRHLAPENIARTRLVLEIEGLAAAGRLGDRVPAFLTERAEFVAGALTARGLAPGQALVKATFLNGAYSGLQTDFLTTGDRERVEVALGELCALADSWTDNGA; encoded by the coding sequence GTGCCGAGGCCGCGCGACCCCCGCCGCCGCACCGAGATACTCGACGCCGTGCTCGACCACCTCGCCGAACACGGGATGTCCGGCCTGTCGATGCGCCCCATCGCCCAGGCGCTCGGGCAGAGCACGCGCGTCCTGACCCATCACTTCGCCGACAAGGACGCCCTCCTCGCCGCCCTGCTGAAGCGCCTGGACGAGGTCCAGCAGGAGCAGCTCCACGCGACCGAAGGCTGGGACGACACGGCGCGCGGCATCGGCGCCGTCGTCCGCGACTCCTGGGACCGCCACCTCGCCCCCGAGAACATCGCGCGGACCCGGCTCGTCCTCGAGATCGAAGGGCTGGCGGCGGCCGGCCGTCTCGGCGACCGGGTTCCGGCCTTCCTGACCGAGCGGGCCGAGTTCGTCGCCGGAGCTCTGACCGCCCGTGGTCTCGCCCCGGGCCAGGCCCTCGTCAAGGCCACCTTCCTCAACGGCGCCTACTCGGGTCTGCAGACCGACTTCCTCACCACCGGCGACCGCGAACGCGTCGAGGTCGCGCTCGGGGAGCTGTGCGCGCTCGCCGACTCCTGGACGGACAACGGCGCCTGA
- a CDS encoding M4 family metallopeptidase, with protein sequence MRNTRRFALAAAAAFPLMAALPAASAAGSGATAAGTVFYPNPVQQLGDQSLTDAKGADYAALAPAYRQVTLTDLDGSGSLTGRYVRVKSETGKAARIDGGALPAYHRDSDQFEQVMGYYWVTTAQRYLQHLGFGSGLRPVNQRQIELRINQYGGDNSFFRPDKANITLGKGGVDDAEDAEVVIHEYGHSVQDGQVTGFGTNLESGAIGEAFGDYLAVAVTSWATGTPTRTPEPCVADWDSVSYTSGPTHCLRRLDGTKHYPEDVRGEVHADGEIWSRALWDIRQALGDSKASTLIVEAQFAFAPDTSFKAAAEATVAAAQRLYGATAARAAQEAFAARGIL encoded by the coding sequence ATGCGTAACACACGACGTTTCGCCCTCGCGGCCGCGGCCGCGTTCCCCCTCATGGCCGCGCTGCCGGCGGCGTCCGCCGCGGGCTCCGGCGCGACCGCCGCCGGGACCGTCTTCTATCCCAACCCCGTCCAGCAGCTCGGGGACCAGTCCCTCACCGACGCGAAGGGCGCCGACTACGCCGCCCTCGCACCCGCCTACAGGCAGGTCACCCTCACCGACCTCGACGGGTCCGGCTCGCTCACCGGGCGGTACGTGCGGGTCAAGAGCGAGACCGGCAAGGCCGCCCGGATCGACGGCGGCGCGCTGCCCGCCTACCACCGCGACTCCGACCAGTTCGAGCAGGTGATGGGCTACTACTGGGTGACGACCGCGCAGCGGTACCTCCAGCACCTCGGGTTCGGGTCAGGTCTGCGCCCCGTGAACCAGCGGCAGATCGAGCTGCGGATCAACCAGTACGGCGGCGACAACTCCTTCTTCCGCCCCGACAAGGCGAACATCACGCTCGGCAAGGGCGGGGTGGACGACGCCGAGGACGCCGAGGTGGTCATCCACGAGTACGGCCACTCCGTGCAGGACGGCCAGGTCACGGGGTTCGGCACGAACCTGGAGTCGGGCGCGATCGGGGAGGCGTTCGGCGACTACCTGGCGGTGGCCGTGACCAGCTGGGCGACCGGCACACCGACCAGGACTCCGGAACCGTGCGTCGCCGACTGGGACTCGGTGTCCTACACGTCCGGACCCACGCACTGCCTGCGGAGGCTGGACGGGACGAAGCACTACCCCGAGGACGTCCGCGGTGAGGTCCACGCCGACGGCGAGATCTGGTCGCGGGCCCTGTGGGACATCCGGCAGGCGCTCGGCGACTCCAAGGCGAGCACGCTGATCGTGGAGGCGCAGTTCGCGTTCGCGCCGGACACCTCGTTCAAGGCGGCCGCCGAGGCGACCGTCGCCGCGGCGCAGCGCCTCTACGGCGCGACGGCCGCGCGGGCCGCGCAGGAGGCGTTCGCGGCGCGGGGCATTTTGTGA
- a CDS encoding LysE family translocator: MITAALAFAVAAMIINVAPGLDTFLVLRTSVTRGRGCGLAAALGIMAGCAVWGLATAIGLTALLTASHVAYTAVRVCGAAYLVWLGATALWRVRRKTEAETPEPVVAAGRRAAFRAGVGTNLLNPKAGVFYMSLVPQFMPHGAPVFGTTVLFTAIDVAELALWFWVLSGAAAAMGERLRRPSFRRRMEQLSGLAFLGFAAHLLAGRP, encoded by the coding sequence ATGATCACAGCCGCACTCGCCTTCGCCGTCGCCGCGATGATCATCAACGTGGCGCCGGGGCTCGACACGTTCCTGGTGCTGCGGACCTCCGTCACGCGGGGGCGGGGCTGCGGGCTGGCCGCGGCCCTCGGGATCATGGCCGGATGCGCGGTGTGGGGGCTCGCCACGGCGATCGGGCTGACCGCTCTGCTGACCGCCTCGCACGTCGCGTACACCGCGGTGCGCGTCTGTGGCGCCGCCTACCTGGTGTGGCTCGGGGCGACCGCGCTCTGGCGTGTCAGGCGGAAGACCGAGGCCGAAACTCCGGAGCCAGTCGTGGCGGCGGGACGGCGTGCGGCCTTCCGCGCCGGGGTCGGGACCAACCTGCTGAACCCCAAGGCGGGGGTCTTCTACATGAGCCTCGTCCCGCAGTTCATGCCCCACGGGGCGCCGGTGTTCGGCACGACGGTCCTGTTCACGGCGATCGACGTGGCCGAGCTGGCGCTCTGGTTCTGGGTCCTGTCGGGCGCGGCCGCCGCCATGGGGGAGCGGCTGCGGCGCCCGTCGTTCCGGCGGCGGATGGAGCAGCTCAGCGGGTTGGCCTTCCTCGGCTTCGCCGCCCATCTGCTGGCCGGCCGGCCCTGA
- the murA gene encoding UDP-N-acetylglucosamine 1-carboxyvinyltransferase, producing MTEKLWHIEPSGPLRGDVTVRGAKNAVSKHMVAAMLGDGPSTIGNAPDVGEVGITAGMLEHVGMTVERSGGDVTVVPGPVSDPSVGKAFTGLNRIPILMLGPLLHQAGEAFVPLVGGDPIGRRPVDFHVEALRAFGAEVSLASDGIHAHATRLVGTRIELPYPSVGATETVLLAAVRAEGKTVIRNAATEPEITELALFLQRMGARISFAPDRRIVVEGVERLSGAQTRLGGDRIEAFSYLVAGLVTGGEVRVHGCPQDRLVTAITTLTRMGAEFEITDDWIMASAPGGLRPAAVQTDTHPGFATDWQTPLMVLFTQADGMSVLHETVYENRLAYVPALQSMGAEIEVYDTCLGGPACRYHDTAALHSAVVRGVSKLRGGDVTMPDIRAGFSAVLAAAVAEGPSTLRGVHHIERGYHHPVEQFRTLGLSLRAG from the coding sequence GTGACTGAGAAGCTGTGGCACATCGAGCCGTCGGGGCCGCTTCGCGGAGACGTCACCGTGCGCGGGGCGAAGAACGCGGTGAGCAAGCACATGGTCGCGGCGATGCTGGGGGACGGGCCGAGCACGATCGGCAACGCGCCGGACGTCGGCGAGGTCGGCATCACGGCGGGCATGCTGGAGCACGTCGGGATGACCGTGGAGCGGTCCGGCGGCGATGTGACGGTCGTGCCGGGACCGGTGTCGGACCCGAGCGTCGGCAAGGCGTTCACCGGCCTGAACCGCATCCCGATCCTGATGCTGGGCCCGCTGCTGCACCAGGCCGGCGAGGCGTTCGTGCCGCTGGTCGGGGGCGACCCGATCGGGCGGCGGCCGGTCGACTTCCACGTGGAGGCGCTGCGGGCGTTCGGGGCCGAGGTGTCGCTGGCCTCCGACGGGATCCACGCGCACGCCACGCGCCTGGTCGGAACGCGCATCGAGCTGCCGTACCCGAGCGTGGGCGCCACCGAGACGGTGCTGCTGGCGGCGGTGCGGGCCGAGGGGAAGACCGTCATCCGCAACGCGGCGACCGAGCCGGAGATCACCGAGCTGGCGCTGTTCCTCCAGCGGATGGGCGCGCGGATCTCCTTCGCCCCCGACCGGCGCATCGTGGTGGAGGGCGTCGAGCGGCTGAGCGGCGCGCAGACGCGGCTGGGCGGCGACCGGATCGAGGCGTTCTCCTACCTGGTCGCGGGCCTGGTGACGGGGGGCGAGGTGCGGGTGCACGGGTGCCCGCAGGACCGGCTCGTCACCGCCATCACGACGCTGACCAGGATGGGCGCCGAGTTCGAGATCACCGACGACTGGATCATGGCGTCCGCGCCCGGCGGCCTGCGCCCCGCGGCGGTGCAGACCGACACCCACCCCGGGTTCGCGACCGACTGGCAGACGCCGCTGATGGTGCTGTTCACCCAGGCGGACGGCATGTCGGTGCTGCACGAGACCGTGTACGAGAACCGGCTCGCCTACGTCCCGGCGCTGCAGAGCATGGGCGCGGAGATCGAGGTCTACGACACGTGCCTGGGCGGTCCGGCGTGCCGGTACCACGACACGGCGGCGCTGCACTCGGCCGTGGTGCGCGGGGTGTCCAAGCTCCGCGGCGGCGACGTGACCATGCCGGACATCCGGGCCGGGTTCTCGGCCGTCCTGGCGGCGGCGGTCGCGGAAGGGCCGTCCACGCTCCGGGGCGTGCACCACATCGAACGCGGCTACCACCATCCGGTCGAGCAGTTCCGGACGCTGGGCCTGTCGCTGCGGGCGGGCTAG
- a CDS encoding cytochrome P450 produces MEFDRTDPYPFYARAREAEGLTFVPELDAWLVARHADARAVLRDPETFSSANALRPDVVPGPEAVDVLRSLPQGRPVVLTADGDDHRRVREPLTRGLSPKRVAAALPFITRRARELVDSFAGDHRVELMGRYARVLPGEVIGHMLGIDPEKMPALIEGGYRAEDLIFKPMSTGEQVAAAEQVAGMKRVLDAHVRGREPGDDLCGEMARAIEPHGTLISNLQNILLAGHLTTTALIGTAVLHLLRNREQWELLCARPELVPAAVEEAARYDTAIQGFRRVTTRPVRVAGTDLPAGAEVFVAFAATGRDPRAHDRPDEFDITRAPARHLAFGHGVHACPGSQLAREQVRVTLQELTARLPGLRAEEPVEMLPSLIHRSPRELFLTW; encoded by the coding sequence GTGGAGTTCGACCGGACCGACCCGTATCCGTTCTACGCCCGAGCGCGTGAGGCCGAAGGGCTGACCTTCGTCCCCGAGCTGGACGCCTGGCTCGTCGCCCGGCACGCCGACGCGCGGGCGGTGCTGCGCGATCCGGAGACGTTCTCGTCGGCGAACGCGCTGCGGCCGGACGTGGTGCCGGGGCCCGAGGCCGTCGACGTGCTGCGGTCGCTGCCGCAGGGCCGCCCCGTCGTGCTCACGGCCGACGGCGACGATCACCGGCGGGTGCGCGAGCCGCTGACGCGCGGGCTGTCGCCGAAGCGGGTCGCCGCGGCCCTGCCGTTCATCACCCGCAGGGCCCGGGAACTGGTCGACTCCTTCGCCGGTGACCACCGCGTCGAGCTGATGGGACGGTACGCGCGCGTCCTGCCGGGCGAGGTGATCGGGCACATGCTCGGCATCGACCCGGAGAAGATGCCCGCGCTGATCGAGGGCGGCTACCGGGCGGAGGACCTCATCTTCAAGCCGATGAGCACCGGCGAGCAGGTCGCCGCCGCCGAGCAGGTCGCGGGCATGAAGCGGGTGCTGGACGCGCACGTGCGGGGCCGGGAGCCGGGGGACGACCTGTGCGGCGAGATGGCGCGCGCGATCGAGCCGCACGGCACGCTCATCTCCAACCTGCAGAACATCCTGCTGGCGGGGCATCTGACGACGACGGCGCTCATCGGGACGGCGGTGCTGCACCTGCTGCGGAACCGGGAGCAGTGGGAACTGCTGTGCGCCCGGCCCGAGCTCGTCCCGGCGGCCGTCGAGGAGGCCGCGCGCTACGACACGGCCATCCAGGGCTTCCGCAGGGTCACGACGCGGCCGGTGCGGGTGGCGGGCACCGACCTGCCCGCGGGTGCCGAGGTCTTCGTCGCCTTCGCCGCGACCGGACGCGACCCGCGGGCCCACGACCGTCCCGACGAGTTCGACATCACCCGCGCGCCGGCGCGGCACCTGGCGTTCGGGCACGGCGTCCACGCCTGCCCGGGCTCGCAACTCGCCCGCGAGCAGGTCCGCGTCACGCTGCAGGAGCTGACCGCGCGGCTGCCGGGCCTGCGCGCTGAGGAGCCGGTGGAGATGCTGCCGAGCCTGATCCACCGCTCGCCCAGGGAGCTGTTCCTTACCTGGTGA
- a CDS encoding acyl--CoA ligase family protein, whose translation MDNGPGHTALTPLAFLERSAQVFPGKTAYVHGDRRATYAEFAAETTRLANALRASGIEPGDRVAYLAPNIPELLVAHFAVPLAGAVLVAINTRLAPDEIRYILDHSGAKALVVDAGLHPSVAPLAGGLPLTVTIPATGAGPDPAVGGIGYEELAARGSDDPLPWAVRDENAAISINYTSGTTGRPKGVVYTHRGAYLNALGEVVHSRHTPESVYLWTLPMFHCNGWCTPWALAAIGGTQVCLRAVVAAEIWRLIGTEGVTHLNGAPTVLVTIANAAEAHPLERPLTVTTAGAPPSPTIIGQMEGLGAGIVHVYGLTETYGPYSVCEPQPGWAGLPAGDRARLLARQGVGMIQTDGLRVVDGDMNDVPADGTTLGEIVMRGNNVMKGYHRDAEATAHAFRGGWFHSGDLGVRHPDGYVELRDRSKDIIVSGGENISTVEVERAIDSHPAVLEVAVVAVPDERWGERPKAFVVLRDGRGATEAELVEHVRASLARYKAPDTVEFVAELPKTSTGKIQKFQLREREWAGRDRRVQG comes from the coding sequence ATGGACAACGGCCCGGGTCACACGGCGCTCACCCCGCTCGCGTTCCTCGAACGGTCGGCTCAGGTGTTCCCCGGCAAGACGGCCTACGTCCACGGGGACCGGCGCGCCACCTACGCCGAGTTCGCCGCCGAGACGACGCGGCTGGCGAACGCGCTGCGCGCCTCGGGGATCGAGCCCGGAGACCGCGTCGCCTACCTGGCGCCCAACATCCCGGAGCTGCTCGTCGCGCATTTCGCGGTGCCGCTCGCCGGGGCCGTGCTCGTCGCGATCAACACCCGGCTCGCGCCGGACGAGATCCGCTACATCCTCGACCATTCGGGCGCGAAGGCGCTGGTGGTGGACGCGGGGCTGCATCCGTCCGTGGCGCCGCTCGCGGGCGGCCTGCCCCTGACGGTCACCATTCCCGCGACCGGCGCCGGCCCCGACCCGGCGGTCGGCGGCATCGGCTACGAGGAGCTGGCGGCGCGCGGCTCGGACGACCCGCTGCCCTGGGCCGTCCGGGACGAGAACGCCGCCATCTCGATCAACTACACGTCCGGCACCACCGGGCGGCCGAAGGGCGTCGTCTACACGCACCGCGGCGCCTACCTCAACGCTCTCGGCGAGGTAGTGCACTCGCGGCACACGCCCGAGAGCGTCTACCTGTGGACGCTGCCGATGTTCCACTGCAACGGCTGGTGCACGCCCTGGGCGCTCGCCGCGATCGGCGGGACGCAGGTGTGCCTGCGCGCCGTCGTCGCCGCGGAGATCTGGCGGCTCATCGGCACCGAGGGCGTCACCCACCTCAACGGCGCCCCGACCGTCCTCGTGACGATCGCGAACGCGGCGGAGGCGCACCCGCTGGAGCGGCCGCTGACCGTCACGACGGCGGGCGCGCCGCCGAGCCCGACGATCATCGGGCAGATGGAGGGGCTCGGGGCGGGCATCGTGCACGTGTACGGGCTGACGGAGACCTACGGCCCGTACTCGGTGTGCGAGCCGCAGCCCGGCTGGGCGGGGCTGCCCGCCGGGGACCGGGCCCGGCTGCTGGCCCGGCAGGGCGTCGGCATGATCCAGACCGACGGGCTGCGGGTCGTCGACGGCGACATGAACGACGTCCCGGCCGACGGGACGACGCTCGGCGAGATCGTCATGCGCGGCAACAACGTCATGAAGGGGTACCACCGGGACGCGGAGGCCACCGCGCACGCGTTCCGCGGCGGGTGGTTCCACTCCGGCGACCTCGGCGTCCGGCACCCCGACGGCTACGTCGAGCTGCGCGACCGCTCCAAGGACATCATCGTCTCCGGCGGGGAGAACATCTCCACGGTCGAGGTCGAGCGGGCGATCGACTCGCATCCGGCCGTGCTGGAGGTCGCGGTCGTCGCGGTCCCGGACGAACGGTGGGGCGAGCGCCCCAAGGCGTTCGTGGTCCTGCGCGACGGGCGCGGCGCCACCGAGGCCGAGCTGGTCGAGCACGTCAGGGCGAGCCTCGCCCGGTACAAGGCGCCCGACACGGTGGAGTTCGTCGCCGAGCTGCCCAAGACCTCCACCGGGAAGATCCAGAAGTTCCAGCTGCGCGAGCGGGAGTGGGCGGGGCGCGACCGCCGCGTCCAGGGCTGA